Below is a genomic region from Telmatobacter sp. DSM 110680.
TTCCGACTGCCTGAAAATCACGGTCGCCCGCTGAGCCAGATTGCAGTTGAAGCCGTAGCTGAAGTTGGCAATCCCACAATTCTCGCGACGTTTGCCGTAATTGCCGCTGTTCTTCCCATGGCCTTTGTTCGTGGCCTGATGGGGCCGTATATGCGTCCCATTCCTGTGGGTGCCTCGGCCGCAATGCTCTTTTCTCTGCTTGTCGCCTTTGTAGTTTCGCCGTGGGCCGCTCTCCGCTTGCTCGGAAAGCATCTCGAAGGTGCCAAACTGTTGGAACCGGACACTGAGAATTGGCGCACACGTCTATATCGCCGCATCATGACGCCGTTGATCCACTCCACGCATAATCGTGCTCTGTTCTTCGCTGGAGTGCTATTGCTTTTTCTGATTTCGGTCGCCCTTGTGCCGCTGGGTTTGGTGCGCGTAAAGATGTTGCCATTCGACAACAAGAGCGAACTACAGGTGGTCATCAACATGCCTGACGGGACGCCGCTGGAGCAGACTGCGAGAGTAGCCCAAGTTTTGGGTGACAAACTCGGCCAGCAGCCCGAGGTTCTGAACTACCAGACGTATACAGGAACGTCGGGCCCTTACAACTTCAACGGACTGGTGCGCCACTACTACATGCGCCGTCAGCCCAACCAGGCCGATATCCAGGTCAACTTGCTGCCCGCAAACCAGCGCAGCCTACAAAGCCATGCCATCGCTAAAAAACTTCGGCCTCTGCTCGACGAAATCGGAAATGCTTACGGCGCGCGCATTCAGGTGAGCGAAGTTCCTCCTGGGCCGCCAGTAGTACAAACTTTGGTCGCGGAAGTCTACGGTCCTGACCTTGCAGGACAAACTCAAGTTGCGCAGCAGATCAAGGCGATCTTCCAGCACACGCCGGGAGTCGTCGACACAGACTGGTATGTCGAAGACGCTCAGCCAAGATTGGTGATGCATGTGAACGAGAGCAAAGCCGCCCAGCACGGCATTGCGGTTTCCGACGTTGCGCACGCATTGGCGCTTGCCATCTCCGGAGCACAGGTCGGTCTGCTCCATGATCAACTCTCCCGCGAACCGATACCTGCAATCGTCGAACTTGACCGCGCAGAACGTTCGTCTGAGCAAGCCCTCGAAAACATTCGTTTGCCCGGAGCCGATGGCGGCATGATCTCTTTACGTGAGCTGGTCGTAGTCGAACGCAAAACCATTGAGCCCAGCATCTATCACAAGAACCTGCGCCGCGTGGTGTACGTAACCGGCGACGTGGCCGGTCAGGAGGAGAGTCCGGTCTACGCGATTGGCAAGATGAACAAAGATCTTGATCGCCTCATTCTTCCGGCCGGATACATGCTCGCGCGGTATAACTCCGCGATGCCTGATTCCACGGATCATTACTCAATGAAGTGGGATGGCGAATGGCATATCACAATCGAGGTGTTTCGCGATATGGGTCTCGCGTTTGCCGCAGTGCTCATTCTTATTTACGTACTGGTCGTAGGCTGGTTCCGTTCCTTCCTCGTTCCGCTCATCATCATGGCGCCGATTCCTCTCACTCTCGTCGGAATCATGCCAGCCCACGCGATGCTGGGCGCATTCTTCACCGCTACTTCGATGATCGGATTCATCGCCGGTGCCGGCATCATCGTGCGTAATTCAATCATTCTCGTTGACTTCATTGAACTCAGAATCCGTGAAGGAATGCCGCTGGCCGAAGCCGTCATCGATGCGGGAGCTACCCGATTTCGTCCCATGCTGCTTACTGCGGCCGCCGTTGTCGTCGGTGCCAGCGTCATACTCACCGACCCAATTTTTCAAGGTCTTGCTTTGTCGTTGATTGCGGGAGCGGTCGCTTCGACCTTTCTTTCGTGGCCGACCATTCCAGTTCTCTATTACATGCTGAACTCTGGTCATCAATCGAAGTCGGTATCTAATTCAGAAATTGAAAAAGGAGCATTCACATCATGAACGTTGAACGCGGTGTGCGCCTCATGGCAGGTGTTATGGTTTTACTCTCGCTTGTGCTTGCGCATTTCTTTTCTCTCTATTGGCTTTGGTTGACGGTATTTGTAGGGCTCAACCTGTTGCAGTCGGCATTCACGAATTGGTGCCCCGCAATGAATATGCTGCGCTCCATAGGACTGAAGGGCTGATAGAGATGAGTCGACCGATGACTACGCGCACGCCGGCGCCGACGTCAGAACCTGGGGGCAATCACAGCGACCGTCTCAAGGATGAAGTCTATCGTCAGATGTTTCGACTGGAGGCAAATCGCCCCGGTGCCGATCTGGGCCTTGCGCTTGCACTGCTGCGTGCGTGGCTCGCTTCCAGTTCGGCGCCCCACACGCGTGAGTCAAATCAGTGGCTAAAGAAGATTTGCCCAATCTGCATTGCCATGATCGAGTCCAGTATTCGATGACGGAAAGATATACTGATCGTGTTCCGGAAAGCCTCAGCATATGCGCCCCGAATTAATCCAGGCGACGGATTTGCTGCGTCGCAATACCCCTGAATCCGTCGAAGAAGCTATAGGTCTGCTCCAGAACACGGTCTATTCCTTCAGTATGAAAGTCTGCGGACATCCTGAAGATGCCGAAGACACCATGCAGGAGGTGCTATCCCGCTCGCTTCCGCACCTTGCAAAAATTCAAGATCCACAAGCTCTCGCAGTCTGGCTCTATACCGTGACGAGAAACCGCTGCTGGCGCATGCGTCGCAAGCCGGCTCATGCTCCTCGACAGACAGCTTCGCTCGATGAATTGATGCCGGATGACGCGGAGCTGGGACGCTTGTTGCAAGATGCAGCAGAAGGACCTGAAGACAACCTGCTTCACGCCGAGCAACACCATCTGTTGCATCAGGCAATCTTGAAGATTCCAGCCCAATTGCGCATCGTTCTCGTTCTCTACGATATGGAAGAGTTGACCACGGAACAGGTTGCCCAGGTTCTCGCCTTGCAACCCGGAACGGTTAGGGTCCGCCTGCATCGCGCCCGTTTATGGGTCCGCAAAGAGATGAGCAAGATGCTGGATCGCGCATCAACTTCAACTGAGGACACTAAGACAATTGAAAAAAAGTCCAAGAGGGCCGCAGTCAAAAGCGAAAGGCGTCCCGCCGAGTGTCGCGATTTGTTTTCGAATCTCTCCGAGTACATGGACCGTCGAACTGATCCCGTCACATGCGAACAAATGCGCGAACATATTGAAGCGTGTCCTGCGTGCATTGCTTTCCTTCGGGATTTGCGCGCCGCCATTGACCGCTGCCGCTCGCTTGAGCTTGAATGTGACTCCGCGGTAGCCCCGCGGCTCCGCGCCATCCTCACGCAGGAATATCTAAGAATGCTGGGCACGCAGCCCACCCAGGCGAGCTAGTCCATTCGCTTGAGAAGCTTTAAGAGCATCCTGTTGGCTTTTAGTCCTCGTTGTCACTTTTGATTTGCGGTCTGCAGGGTTAGCTGGCCCGAGTCAATGGTCTGCCCGGAGCGAGCGATGGTTTGGAAATACATCTGATCGCCGTCGACTTCGACCAGCATGAAACTACGGTCGGTGTCGAGCTTGACCAAGTCAAGATCGCACGAGCTTCGAATGTTGTGGTATCTAAGCTCTCCTGACTCACCTTCAAGGAAGAAGTAGATGCCCTGTTGCGGTTTCAAATGCTCATACACGTGCTCGTGGCCACTCCACACAGCGTTGACGCCGTATTTGGTAAATAGCGGCATGAGTTGGTTGCGAAGGTCGATATCGGGACCATGGAACTTTGCACACGTGAATAACGGGTGATGGAAGTAGGCTATCTTCCATTTGGCGTTGGAGCTCTTCAGCTTGTCTTCAAGCCATGAGAGCTGCTGAGGAGTCATGTAGTTGCTGTCGAGCACGAAGAACTGAACATTCTTTTTCTGGAAGGTGTAGTAGCGATTGCCGCCCATGCTGTAGGGCTTGTAATTAATTTCGAGCTGCGGGTCATCGTGATTTCCCAGAGATGCGTAGAATTTCACGTTCTCATCGAGCAGTATCTTGTACGGCTCTTCGAACTTCACCTGGAAGTCGCGAGGAGAGTGACCGCCGTAGATGTTGTCGCCATCCATGGTAACGAAATCAAATTTGACCACTGACCAGTAGCGCTGCATCTGGTTGGCAACTTCGAGTTCAGGGCGCTCACCCGTGCCGTTGTCGCCTATCACCGCCCAGCGCACTGAGCCGTCTTTTAAAGGCAGACGAATATCGGGCTTGGCTTCAGGTTGAGCTGGAGGCGTCTCGTCGCCGGGCAATCCCGGGTAAAAGGCAAGAAGAAGAGGCAGAAACAAAAGTTGTGTGTAACGCATCGGAGTGTGAACCTTTTCATTGAGGAAGCGCATTCGGTAAGAAATCGACGACCATGTTGGCGCTCGAGTCTCGCAGCGCCAATGTAGTTCCAGCGATGCAATAGTCCATCCCTTTCGGCAGGGTAGGAAGGACCTTCAAAACGGTTGGCGGAACGGTTTGAATCGGCTGACCGTTTCGGTTAGGGAATTCGTCGTTGACGCGGAAGGCAGCAGGAGCACCGGGCTCAGCGTGATTCAGGCTGGATTTTATCTTCGCGCTACCAGGACCGTTCAAGACATTGGCGAGCAGTTTGCGAAATACCTTCGCTGCTTCTGGCGTAAATAGATCCCCTTGCTTCGCATTTGCGCGCGACTGCTGCACGGCATCGCGAAGTTGCTTGCGTTCCTGCTCCAGCTTGGCTACGTCCGATGTCGGCTTCATCTTGTCAGCGGCGAGAGAGTGCTCTTTGCTGATGTAGTCCCTGGCCTGTTTGCTGAAATCCGAGAGGATCTTTTGATCGGAAGAAGAGATTGACGAGGTTTGCGCAGGAACAGTCTCTATGTGCATGGTCGCGAGTATCGCCAGGGCGATGGAGATTTGAAGACCGAAGCGAACGCGTCTAAACATTGGTAGTCTCCTGCGTGCCTACTTGTCTTTTTCAGCTGTTTTCCCGGTATCGTCGGTCGCAGAGGACGCGACGATATTTTTAAGCGCATCCTGAACGGCTCCCTGCACCTCGTCGTGAAAGGCCTCCCGCACAGTCTGCGCGACTTC
It encodes:
- a CDS encoding DUF2892 domain-containing protein codes for the protein MNVERGVRLMAGVMVLLSLVLAHFFSLYWLWLTVFVGLNLLQSAFTNWCPAMNMLRSIGLKG
- a CDS encoding metallophosphoesterase; this translates as MRFLNEKVHTPMRYTQLLFLPLLLAFYPGLPGDETPPAQPEAKPDIRLPLKDGSVRWAVIGDNGTGERPELEVANQMQRYWSVVKFDFVTMDGDNIYGGHSPRDFQVKFEEPYKILLDENVKFYASLGNHDDPQLEINYKPYSMGGNRYYTFQKKNVQFFVLDSNYMTPQQLSWLEDKLKSSNAKWKIAYFHHPLFTCAKFHGPDIDLRNQLMPLFTKYGVNAVWSGHEHVYEHLKPQQGIYFFLEGESGELRYHNIRSSCDLDLVKLDTDRSFMLVEVDGDQMYFQTIARSGQTIDSGQLTLQTANQK
- a CDS encoding efflux RND transporter permease subunit — translated: MKQDLGIAGRLAHSFLNSKLTPLFVAASLAVGIFSVVIIPREEEPQILVPMLDITTAMPGASPTEVEERVTLPIENLVHQISGVEYVYSTSSPGQSLVIVRFLVGTPQEDALIKVYSKLYSNFDRMTPGVSQPIIKARSIDDVPILALTLWGAHYNGYQLRSFAAEIQHNIAQISDVSETVIIGGLPRTMRVVLSTGKLNAYGLSAMAIVSRLQGANATVQAGRFAENNQEVRVEAGNLFSSQADLESVVVGVVRGHPVYLRDVAEKIVDGAAEPSDYVVFGTTNAAATGVQGARQYPAVTVTVAKRKGTNATEISNAVLKRVHEMQGVIIPADVTVTTTRNYGETAKNKSDELLEHLLLATLSVTFLVALFLGWRESGVVLLAIPVTLALTMSVFYLLGYTINRVTLFALIFSIGILVDDAIVVVENMVRHFRLPENHGRPLSQIAVEAVAEVGNPTILATFAVIAAVLPMAFVRGLMGPYMRPIPVGASAAMLFSLLVAFVVSPWAALRLLGKHLEGAKLLEPDTENWRTRLYRRIMTPLIHSTHNRALFFAGVLLLFLISVALVPLGLVRVKMLPFDNKSELQVVINMPDGTPLEQTARVAQVLGDKLGQQPEVLNYQTYTGTSGPYNFNGLVRHYYMRRQPNQADIQVNLLPANQRSLQSHAIAKKLRPLLDEIGNAYGARIQVSEVPPGPPVVQTLVAEVYGPDLAGQTQVAQQIKAIFQHTPGVVDTDWYVEDAQPRLVMHVNESKAAQHGIAVSDVAHALALAISGAQVGLLHDQLSREPIPAIVELDRAERSSEQALENIRLPGADGGMISLRELVVVERKTIEPSIYHKNLRRVVYVTGDVAGQEESPVYAIGKMNKDLDRLILPAGYMLARYNSAMPDSTDHYSMKWDGEWHITIEVFRDMGLAFAAVLILIYVLVVGWFRSFLVPLIIMAPIPLTLVGIMPAHAMLGAFFTATSMIGFIAGAGIIVRNSIILVDFIELRIREGMPLAEAVIDAGATRFRPMLLTAAAVVVGASVILTDPIFQGLALSLIAGAVASTFLSWPTIPVLYYMLNSGHQSKSVSNSEIEKGAFTS
- a CDS encoding sigma-70 family RNA polymerase sigma factor, whose protein sequence is MRPELIQATDLLRRNTPESVEEAIGLLQNTVYSFSMKVCGHPEDAEDTMQEVLSRSLPHLAKIQDPQALAVWLYTVTRNRCWRMRRKPAHAPRQTASLDELMPDDAELGRLLQDAAEGPEDNLLHAEQHHLLHQAILKIPAQLRIVLVLYDMEELTTEQVAQVLALQPGTVRVRLHRARLWVRKEMSKMLDRASTSTEDTKTIEKKSKRAAVKSERRPAECRDLFSNLSEYMDRRTDPVTCEQMREHIEACPACIAFLRDLRAAIDRCRSLELECDSAVAPRLRAILTQEYLRMLGTQPTQAS